A single window of Pieris rapae chromosome 4, ilPieRapa1.1, whole genome shotgun sequence DNA harbors:
- the LOC111003037 gene encoding arf-GAP with dual PH domain-containing protein 1, whose amino-acid sequence MVDHNEKILQELLKKPGNQVCADCGAEDPDWASYNLGIFICMRCASIHRGMGAHISKVKHLELDRWEDSQVHRMKEVGNVAARNKYEDRVPPCYRRPAKSDPQVLIEQWIRAKYEREEFCHPERQSYLSGSMEGFLMKRGKEDSRYQLRKFVLNENEDTLKYHVKENKEPKGILKLSELNVSFAPAKIGHMNSMQLTFMKDGSTRHIYVYHEDAEVINCWYTAIRCAKLHLLQVAFPSTPQSDLLLRLPKDFAREGWLWKTGPRASDVHRRRWFTLDNRKLMYHDEPLDAYPKGEIFIGHESTGYHIKVSNTGNGCKEARFPFYLVTPERTFCLAAATHEDRAGWLTVIQHTLKRPLTPQDSTIEATLVRKRTTSNSISIFSGR is encoded by the exons ATCCAGACTGGGCATCATACAACCTCGGTATCTTTATATGCATGCGATGTGCCAGCATACATCGTGGTATGGGCGCTCATATTAGTAAGGTCAAACACTTGGAGCTCGACCGATGGGAGGATTCACAAGTTCATCGTATGAAGGAAGTTGGTAATGTTGCAGCTAGGAACAAGTATGAGGATCGTGTACCGCCCTGCTACAGACGACCCGCTAAGAGTGATCCTCA GGTACTCATAGAGCAGTGGATTCGCGCTAAATACGAGCGAGAAGAATTTTGCCATCCAGAGCGCCAAAGCTACCTCTCTGGCTCCATGGAAGGTTTTCTAATGAAGAGGGGAAAGGAAGACAGTAGATATCAACTAAGGAAGTTTGTTCTAAATGAAAACGAGGATACTTTAAA gTACCACGTAAAAGAGAACAAGGAACCAAAGGGCATCCTAAAGTTGTCTGAACTTAACGTTTCTTTCGCCCCAGCGAAGATTGGTCACATGAATTCTATGCAGCTCACATTTATGAAGGATGGCTCAACTCGACACATCTATGTGTACCATGAGGATGCCGAAGTAATTAATTGCTG gTATACAGCCATACGATGCGCTAAACTCCACCTTTTACAAGTGGCTTTTCCCTCAACACCACAATCAGACCTACTCCTACGTCTACCAAAAGACTTTGCTCGTGAAGGCTGGCTTTGGAAGACGGGACCCAGGGCATCAGATGTCCACAGAAGAAGATGGTTCACGTTGGACAACAGAAAATTGATGTACCACGACGAACCACTAGACGCCTACCCAAAGGGAGAGATATTTATCG GTCACGAGTCAACTGGGTACCACATCAAAGTATCGAACACAGGCAACGGTTGTAAAGAGGCGAGGTTTCCCTTCTATCTGGTGACTCCAGAGAGGACATTCTGCCTTGCTGCAGCTACTCATGAGGACCGAGCTGGCTGGTTAACGGTTATCCAGCATACGCTTAAACGACCCCTCACACCTCAGGATTCTACCA ttgAGGCAACACTTGTAAGAAAAAGGACGACATCGAACTCTATCAGCATATTTTCGGGAAGGTAG